Proteins co-encoded in one Cytobacillus sp. NJ13 genomic window:
- a CDS encoding DUF309 domain-containing protein: MYPDEYIEFMVHFHGDRDYFECHEILEEYWKNTDRNNKNSTWVGLILMAVSFYHHRRENNNGAERTLRKGIGILECSPADLTALGLNADQLMKDLKERLELIQKGGKYTSVNLPITDHLLKEKCMNICSSRGFAWCSDSILLDKEIVHRHKRRDRTMVIKERLEALNQKKRQEY; the protein is encoded by the coding sequence ATGTATCCTGATGAATATATCGAGTTCATGGTCCATTTTCATGGTGACCGTGATTATTTTGAATGTCACGAAATACTGGAGGAATACTGGAAGAATACGGATCGAAACAATAAAAATTCTACATGGGTTGGATTAATTCTCATGGCAGTTTCTTTTTATCATCATCGCAGAGAAAATAATAATGGTGCCGAACGTACTCTCCGCAAAGGAATCGGCATATTGGAGTGCAGTCCTGCAGATTTGACGGCACTGGGACTTAATGCAGATCAATTGATGAAAGACCTTAAGGAAAGGCTCGAGCTGATACAAAAAGGCGGAAAGTATACGAGCGTTAATTTACCAATTACAGACCACTTGCTTAAGGAAAAATGCATGAATATTTGCTCTTCCAGGGGATTTGCCTGGTGCTCTGACAGCATTCTACTGGATAAAGAAATTGTTCACCGCCATAAAAGAAGAGATAGAACAATGGTCATTAAAGAGAGACTGGAGGCTCTGAATCAGAAAAAAAGGCAGGAATATTGA
- a CDS encoding YjcZ family sporulation protein → MSNTGFGDCGTGFALIVVLFILLIIVGASWCF, encoded by the coding sequence ATGTCTAATACTGGATTTGGAGATTGCGGAACCGGGTTTGCTTTAATTGTAGTGCTGTTCATCCTATTAATTATTGTAGGAGCTTCCTGGTGCTTCTAA
- a CDS encoding segregation/condensation protein A codes for MQYDHYNVKIDAFEGPLDLLLHLINRLEIDIYDIPVSEITEQYLIYIHTMKELQLDVASEYLVMAATLLAIKSKMLLPKHDEEELEDEFGMEMEEDPRDELVERLIEYRKYKEAAEELKEREQDRSLMYTKPPADLSEYVNDSQQEKADLNVSLYDMLGALQKLLRRKKLQRPLSAKVARQEIPIEKRMSEIVDQLRNFKGRKKFTDLFPISDREHIVVTFLAVLELIKRKEILVEQDRNFSDIFVASMEGEK; via the coding sequence ATGCAATATGATCATTATAACGTAAAAATAGATGCGTTCGAAGGGCCGCTGGATCTTCTTCTTCATCTTATCAATCGGCTTGAAATCGATATCTATGACATTCCTGTATCAGAAATCACCGAGCAATACCTCATTTATATACATACAATGAAGGAGCTTCAGCTTGACGTAGCAAGCGAATATCTTGTAATGGCTGCTACACTGCTGGCTATTAAAAGCAAAATGCTGCTGCCAAAGCATGATGAGGAAGAGCTGGAGGATGAATTTGGAATGGAAATGGAAGAAGATCCAAGGGATGAACTTGTAGAACGGCTGATTGAATACCGTAAATATAAAGAAGCTGCGGAAGAGCTTAAGGAGCGCGAACAGGATAGAAGTTTAATGTACACAAAGCCGCCTGCAGACCTTTCGGAATATGTGAATGATTCACAGCAGGAAAAAGCTGATTTGAATGTAAGTCTTTATGATATGCTTGGCGCTCTGCAAAAGTTATTAAGAAGGAAGAAACTGCAAAGGCCGCTTTCTGCGAAAGTTGCCCGCCAGGAGATTCCTATAGAGAAGCGGATGTCTGAAATTGTGGACCAGTTAAGGAATTTTAAGGGCAGGAAAAAATTCACCGACCTTTTTCCAATATCAGACAGAGAACATATAGTGGTAACTTTCTTGGCGGTGCTGGAGTTAATCAAGCGTAAAGAAATACTGGTCGAGCAGGACAGAAACTTCTCGGATATCTTTGTAGCTTCCATGGAAGGAGAAAAATAG
- the scpB gene encoding SMC-Scp complex subunit ScpB — protein MEIINWKGIAESLLFAAGDEGLSLKQIAHVLEVEELQAREIMDSLIEDYSNSSRGIMVVELAGTFQLVTKKEFSAYLKKLVESPSSASLSQAALETLAIIAYRQPITRTEIEEIRGVKTERPLQTLSAKALVKEVGRAEGTGRAYLYGTTKEFLDYFGLKSIEELPPLQDKISEEEDFHEEADLFFEKFQELDS, from the coding sequence ATGGAGATTATTAATTGGAAGGGAATTGCTGAAAGCCTTCTGTTTGCTGCCGGTGATGAAGGCTTATCCTTAAAGCAAATTGCCCATGTTCTGGAGGTGGAAGAACTTCAGGCCCGTGAAATCATGGACAGCCTTATTGAAGACTACAGCAATAGCAGCCGCGGAATTATGGTGGTTGAACTGGCGGGGACTTTTCAGCTGGTAACGAAAAAAGAGTTTTCTGCATATTTAAAAAAGCTGGTAGAATCTCCATCTTCCGCCTCCTTATCTCAGGCGGCACTCGAGACATTGGCAATCATTGCTTACAGACAGCCTATTACAAGGACAGAGATTGAAGAGATAAGGGGAGTCAAGACAGAGAGGCCTCTTCAGACATTATCGGCAAAAGCACTGGTTAAAGAAGTTGGGCGGGCAGAAGGAACAGGTCGGGCCTACCTGTATGGAACGACTAAAGAATTCCTTGATTACTTTGGCCTTAAAAGCATAGAAGAGCTTCCGCCGCTGCAGGATAAGATTAGTGAAGAAGAGGATTTCCATGAAGAGGCAGATTTATTCTTTGAGAAGTTCCAGGAGCTAGATTCTTGA
- a CDS encoding YpuI family protein produces MGNSIVKSQMEDVKNFLGNSVAAFEDFLNNTTIKDLETEKQGNVNYYKSILSHVRKLLVYCEEGLDTCTIILKSEPFQKGAAEKTLYRIYHQCIEEFFSPKNDAWFENSRSAYTGKNSIQFHEEVPDSLKTMFRQLEGEFQRIREELEYYETDYRTKMIQSK; encoded by the coding sequence ATGGGGAATTCAATCGTTAAATCACAAATGGAAGATGTGAAAAATTTCCTCGGTAATAGCGTTGCCGCTTTTGAAGATTTCTTAAATAATACAACGATTAAAGATCTTGAAACAGAAAAACAGGGAAATGTGAATTATTATAAAAGCATTCTTTCACATGTCAGAAAACTGCTGGTTTATTGTGAAGAAGGGCTTGATACCTGCACGATCATTTTAAAAAGCGAACCCTTCCAAAAGGGGGCTGCCGAAAAAACATTATATCGGATTTACCATCAATGCATTGAAGAGTTTTTCTCTCCGAAAAATGATGCCTGGTTTGAGAATAGCCGTTCAGCATATACTGGAAAAAACTCAATCCAATTCCATGAGGAAGTTCCTGACAGCCTAAAAACAATGTTCAGGCAGCTGGAAGGAGAGTTCCAAAGGATTCGGGAGGAACTTGAATATTACGAAACCGATTACCGGACAAAAATGATTCAGTCAAAATAG
- a CDS encoding superoxide dismutase, translating into MSKMEDYIKEVTKWNKELRDFLDSEDVEQNNELWQRLNHFTEIMDGINGPLDIEALEKLQEQVDALHSDMENYFTNRQQLGNIYINESYISAGKHILPPLPYDYSALEPHISGEIMRLHHDKHHQSYVDGLNKAEVMLQNARDNNDYNLVKHWSRELAFHGSGHYLHTIFWNNMSPEGGGKPSGALLKEINKYFGSFERFKSHFTEAAKQVEGVGWAILVWSPRARRLEILQSERHMLLTQWDTIPLLVLDVWEHAYYLQYKNNRGNYVKSWWNVVNWKDVEDRYLKASELKWEPF; encoded by the coding sequence ATGAGTAAAATGGAAGATTACATTAAGGAAGTTACAAAATGGAACAAGGAGCTAAGAGATTTTTTAGACTCGGAGGATGTTGAACAAAATAATGAACTGTGGCAAAGACTGAATCATTTTACCGAAATTATGGATGGAATAAACGGTCCCCTCGATATAGAAGCCCTGGAAAAGCTGCAGGAACAAGTGGACGCTCTTCATTCCGATATGGAGAATTATTTTACTAATAGGCAGCAGCTTGGAAATATCTATATCAATGAATCGTACATTTCTGCGGGTAAGCATATTTTGCCTCCGCTCCCTTATGATTACAGTGCACTTGAACCGCATATATCAGGTGAAATTATGAGGCTGCATCATGATAAGCATCATCAATCTTATGTGGATGGATTGAACAAAGCAGAGGTGATGCTTCAAAATGCGAGAGACAATAATGACTACAATCTCGTAAAACACTGGTCCCGTGAACTCGCCTTCCATGGGTCGGGTCATTATTTGCATACAATATTCTGGAATAATATGAGCCCAGAGGGCGGAGGAAAACCTTCTGGGGCACTCCTTAAAGAAATCAACAAATACTTTGGGAGCTTTGAAAGGTTCAAAAGCCATTTCACTGAAGCAGCCAAACAGGTAGAAGGCGTAGGCTGGGCAATCCTGGTCTGGTCGCCAAGAGCGCGCAGACTCGAAATACTTCAGTCGGAAAGACATATGCTTTTAACCCAGTGGGATACGATCCCATTGCTGGTTTTAGATGTATGGGAACATGCTTATTATCTGCAATATAAAAATAATCGGGGGAATTATGTGAAAAGTTGGTGGAATGTTGTCAACTGGAAGGATGTAGAAGACAGGTATTTAAAAGCATCTGAGTTAAAATGGGAGCCGTTCTAA
- a CDS encoding D-alanyl-D-alanine carboxypeptidase family protein — MKWFSRLMAMVLATALMMMNIPQKAEASVSVSARSAILIEQDSGRILYQKDANEVRRIASITKIMTAILAIESGKMDDMVKVSDRAVRAEGSSIYLKPGEKIKLEDLVYGLMLRSGNDSAVAIAEHVGGSLEGFGFLMNKKAEEIGMNNTHFANPHGLDDHEDHYSTAYDMALLTRYAMNNETYQKIAGTKVHRAPNPNESWDRVWKNKNRLLTELYEYCTGGKTGYTKRAKRTLVTTASKGSLNLIAVTLNGPDDWNDHINMYETAFKTYDSVEVLPEGILEDMDEEYYKGKVYLKHSYHYPISKDEKDKFKIDIKLQKPESKWEDSRTMPEVIGHATVYFENQPVKKLPLYYKHDPAKEDKSLLDYFKGLFTSIAGVKTNG; from the coding sequence ATGAAATGGTTTAGCAGGCTGATGGCCATGGTTTTGGCCACCGCGTTGATGATGATGAATATTCCTCAGAAGGCAGAAGCGTCTGTTTCAGTAAGTGCCCGGAGTGCCATATTAATAGAGCAGGATTCTGGCCGTATCCTTTACCAGAAAGATGCAAATGAAGTGAGGAGAATAGCAAGCATAACAAAAATCATGACAGCAATTCTGGCTATAGAGTCCGGGAAAATGGACGACATGGTTAAAGTTAGTGATCGTGCTGTCAGAGCGGAAGGCTCCTCGATTTATCTAAAGCCAGGCGAAAAAATTAAGCTTGAAGATCTGGTCTATGGACTCATGCTTCGTTCAGGCAATGACTCTGCTGTTGCAATCGCAGAGCATGTTGGCGGAAGCCTTGAAGGATTCGGCTTTTTAATGAATAAGAAAGCTGAAGAGATTGGCATGAATAACACACATTTCGCAAACCCTCATGGTCTGGATGATCATGAAGACCATTATTCGACCGCGTATGATATGGCTTTGCTGACCAGGTATGCAATGAATAATGAGACCTACCAAAAGATTGCTGGAACAAAGGTGCACAGAGCGCCAAACCCGAATGAAAGCTGGGACAGGGTGTGGAAAAATAAAAATAGGCTCCTGACTGAATTATATGAGTATTGCACCGGAGGAAAAACAGGATATACAAAAAGGGCAAAGAGAACTCTTGTTACAACAGCATCCAAAGGCAGCCTTAATCTGATTGCAGTAACCTTAAACGGACCCGATGACTGGAATGACCATATTAATATGTATGAGACAGCTTTTAAAACCTATGATAGTGTGGAAGTCTTGCCCGAGGGAATTTTAGAGGATATGGATGAAGAGTATTATAAAGGCAAGGTTTATTTAAAGCATTCCTACCACTACCCTATTTCAAAAGACGAAAAAGACAAGTTTAAAATTGATATAAAGCTGCAGAAACCTGAGTCAAAATGGGAAGACAGCCGGACTATGCCTGAAGTCATCGGCCACGCAACAGTGTATTTTGAAAATCAGCCTGTTAAAAAGCTTCCTTTATATTATAAGCATGATCCAGCAAAAGAAGATAAATCGCTACTAGATTACTTTAAGGGTCTTTTTACCTCCATTGCGGGAGTGAAGACAAATGGTTAA
- a CDS encoding nucleoside recognition domain-containing protein yields the protein MVNIIWVILTAIGIVFAMINGTMNEVNEAIFNGAKEAVTLCIGLISILVFWLGMMRIAEDAGLLKILASLFRPIVKKLFPEVPGDHPAMGYMLSNMIANMFGLGNAATPLGIKAMEELKQLNGGKNEASRSMITFLAINTSSLTLIPTTVIAIRMNYNSASPTDIVGPTLVATFCSTLAAIMIDRYFYYRRTRKG from the coding sequence ATGGTTAATATCATTTGGGTGATACTAACCGCTATAGGCATTGTTTTTGCCATGATAAATGGCACCATGAATGAAGTGAACGAAGCCATTTTCAATGGTGCAAAAGAAGCGGTCACGTTATGTATCGGTCTGATTAGCATTCTTGTTTTTTGGCTGGGAATGATGAGAATAGCAGAGGACGCTGGATTGCTGAAAATACTTGCTTCGTTATTCCGTCCAATTGTGAAAAAGCTTTTTCCAGAGGTGCCCGGTGATCACCCTGCGATGGGATATATGCTTTCAAATATGATAGCCAATATGTTCGGCCTTGGAAACGCTGCTACCCCTCTCGGCATTAAAGCTATGGAAGAGCTGAAACAATTGAATGGAGGCAAAAATGAAGCGAGCCGCTCTATGATAACCTTTTTGGCTATTAACACTTCAAGTCTTACTTTAATTCCTACAACCGTGATTGCAATACGGATGAATTATAATTCCGCCTCGCCAACCGATATTGTAGGTCCCACTTTAGTGGCTACATTCTGCTCAACATTGGCCGCAATAATGATTGACCGTTATTTCTATTACCGAAGAACGCGTAAAGGATGA
- a CDS encoding spore maturation protein → MEIVSAVSLWFIPILIGFILIYGTFKKVPTYESFTEGGKEGIKIAVSIIPFLVGMLVAISVFRASGALEYFMDLIRPGLDAIGVPPDIVPLAIIRPISGTAALGMTSDLIAVHGPDSFIGRLASVLQGSTDTTFYVLTVYFGAVGIKKMGDALKVGLLADLAGIIASIVIVTLVFGSM, encoded by the coding sequence ATGGAGATTGTGTCAGCTGTTTCCCTTTGGTTTATTCCTATTTTAATAGGCTTTATATTAATATATGGAACTTTTAAGAAAGTTCCTACCTATGAAAGCTTTACTGAAGGCGGAAAAGAAGGCATAAAAATTGCTGTATCTATCATTCCGTTTCTTGTCGGCATGCTTGTAGCCATATCGGTCTTCAGGGCTTCCGGCGCTTTGGAGTATTTTATGGATCTGATCAGGCCCGGACTAGATGCCATTGGAGTACCTCCTGATATCGTACCCCTGGCTATCATCCGTCCGATCTCTGGAACTGCAGCTCTGGGAATGACCAGTGACTTAATCGCTGTCCATGGTCCTGACTCGTTCATAGGCAGACTTGCCTCAGTGCTTCAGGGCAGTACAGATACAACTTTTTATGTGTTGACAGTCTACTTTGGAGCGGTAGGAATCAAAAAAATGGGAGATGCCCTCAAAGTCGGACTCTTAGCCGATTTGGCAGGCATCATTGCCTCCATTGTGATCGTAACTCTTGTTTTTGGCAGTATGTAA